A segment of the Ciona intestinalis unplaced genomic scaffold, KH HT000025.2, whole genome shotgun sequence genome:
GGCAACCAAACCTTCACCAAGTTTACGGATGGTGGAGGTTTGCTCCTCAATCTTCTCTGTTGCTTCCTTGATCTTCTTGTTTTGCTCCTTGTTCTCCTGTGAGTAAAGTTACACTTTTACACTTAAACATCATTcttgtggtcactaattgtcCTGTAAGTAAAATTACAGTTACACTTAAATGAGgtgtttagttttgttttcctAGAAATATTTGGTTACATGAATATAAAGTCTATGTCATGAATGTATGTCTGTATGAGAAGATGCCCATGTGATAACTGGACTAATATTATCAACTTTGGTGAGGTGTATTTGAAAGTGGAAGCTACGGGTGTTCCATGTATGTCCTGTGTAttagaagacacccatgttattacctTTAGTTCATGCCAACTAGAATGCTAAAGTAACAGTTCTGTTACAATTGCAGAGATAACCTTTGAAGGGTTAGcagtaattttaataaacataacacAGCTTTTACAACCTACCTCAGCATTCTTGGTGATCAAACCATCTTGCTGGTTGTTCTTGGTTTTCACTTGAGAGATCTCATCATCTTGATCTTCATTCTTCTGATGAAGATCACCCAACCTCTGGTCTTGTTCATTGTTCCTTGCCTCTAGACCTGAGATCTTCCCGTTCTGTTGATTGTTCACAGCCTTCAAAGAACTGATGTCGTTATCTTGTTGATTATTCTTTGCATCGATTCCATTCATCCTGGAATCCTGCTCCCTGTTCCTTCTATGCAAGCTTGAGATCTCACCGTCCTGACCATCAGTTCTCTTCTTCAACTGAGAGAAATCACTTCTCAACGAACTTATCTGTGAGGACAAAGATCGGATCATGTCTTTAGCTTCGTTGATTTGTGACTTGAGCTGGTTGTTCTCGCTCCTCAATCCCCTAACTTCCCTTTGTAGTTGCTCCACTTTGCTCTTCTGCTGGTTTGCAACCGACATTGCGGAGTTGGCTTTGCTGTTTGCGCTGTTAGCTGTATTCACAGCAGAGTTGACGCTCCCCTTCATGCTTGCCACAGCTTTCTCAGCGCTGTTTGCTTTTGCTCCGATCTTATCGACTGAAGCTTTTATCGTGCCAACTTGTCCCGCTACTTCAAAGGCTTTAATCTTCCCGCACAACCCAATACTATAAGCAGTCGACACCCTGGAATTCATTGAAATCAGAGAAGCATGCGTCTCGCGCTGGTATCCTTTGAATGTCCCACATgt
Coding sequences within it:
- the LOC778712 gene encoding transcription factor protein precursor (The RefSeq protein has 2 substitutions compared to this genomic sequence) is translated as MRSATTLLILAIFCHCGNAFYVTCGTFKGYQRETHASLISMNSRVSTAYSIGLCGKIKAFEVAGQVGTIKASVDKIGAKANSAEKAVASMKGSVNSAVNTANSANSKANSAMSVANQQKSKVEQLQREVRGLRSENNQLKSQINEAKDMIRSLSSQISSLRSDFSQLKKRTDGQDGEISSLHRRNREQDSRMNGIDAKNNQQDNDISSLKAVNNQQNGKISGLEARNNEQNQRLGDLHQKNEDQDDEISQVKTKNNQQDGLITKNAEENKEQNKKIKEATEKIEEQSSTIRKLGEGLVALEKKIVETIGSKVEKLVSTLNKCCFSKDMFLCMFGIDL